The following coding sequences lie in one Phycicoccus duodecadis genomic window:
- the hisF gene encoding imidazole glycerol phosphate synthase subunit HisF encodes MSVAVRVIPCLDVDAGRVVKGVNFQGLRDAGDPVELARRYGEQGADELTFLDVTASSGDRATMYDVVARTAEEVFIPLTVGGGVRTVDDVDRLLRAGADKVGVNTAAIARPALIAETADRFGAQVLVLSADVRRRRAADGTPTGGFEVTTHGGRTGTGLDAVEWCARAEALGAGEILLNSMDADGTRDGFDLELIRLVRAAVAVPVIASGGAGTVEHFAPAVAAGADAVLAASVFHFGDLTIGEVKAALRVEGLPVR; translated from the coding sequence GTGTCGGTCGCCGTCCGTGTCATCCCGTGCCTTGACGTCGACGCCGGCCGGGTCGTCAAGGGCGTCAACTTCCAGGGCCTGCGCGACGCCGGCGACCCCGTCGAGCTGGCCCGGCGCTACGGCGAGCAGGGCGCCGACGAGCTCACCTTCCTCGACGTCACGGCGAGCAGCGGCGACCGCGCCACGATGTACGACGTCGTGGCCCGCACGGCCGAGGAGGTCTTCATCCCGCTGACCGTCGGCGGCGGCGTGCGCACCGTCGACGACGTCGACCGGCTGCTGCGGGCGGGCGCCGACAAGGTGGGCGTCAACACCGCCGCCATCGCCCGCCCCGCCCTCATCGCCGAGACCGCCGACCGCTTCGGCGCCCAGGTGCTGGTGCTCTCCGCCGACGTCCGCCGGCGCCGCGCCGCCGACGGCACGCCCACGGGCGGCTTCGAGGTGACCACCCACGGCGGCCGCACCGGCACCGGCCTCGACGCCGTCGAGTGGTGCGCACGGGCCGAGGCCCTCGGCGCGGGCGAGATCCTGCTCAACTCGATGGATGCCGACGGCACCCGCGACGGCTTCGACCTCGAGCTGATCCGGCTCGTGCGGGCCGCGGTCGCCGTCCCGGTCATCGCCAGCGGCGGAGCCGGCACCGTCGAGCACTTCGCCCCCGCGGTCGCGGCCGGGGCCGACGCCGTGCTGGCCGCCAGCGTCTTCCACTTCGGCGACCTCACCATCGGCGAGGTCAAGGCCGCGCTGCGTGTCGAAGGTCTGCCGGTCCGCTGA
- a CDS encoding Pr6Pr family membrane protein, which yields MTPTRARTAHLVVALVATLALVLQTVLVVSGASVLAETAVPPLATRLGRLVSYFTIQSNLLVAVTAWQLWHDPLRDGRWWRPVRLAALVGITVTGLVHFVLLRPLLHLEGLNYVADKLLHMVVPVLAIAVWAAVGPRPRSSWRSAPEVLVWPLLWLAYTLVVGGLSGWYPYPFLDPSGNGWGAVVAACVGITVLVVAVGAAYVALDRRLSAAPRAGHDVSAVGATAE from the coding sequence ATGACGCCCACCCGTGCGCGCACCGCGCACCTCGTCGTCGCGCTCGTGGCCACGCTGGCCCTGGTGCTGCAGACCGTCCTGGTGGTCAGCGGCGCGTCCGTACTGGCCGAGACGGCGGTCCCCCCGCTGGCGACCCGGCTGGGCCGTCTGGTCTCGTACTTCACGATCCAGAGCAACCTGCTGGTGGCCGTCACCGCCTGGCAGCTCTGGCACGACCCGCTGCGGGACGGCCGCTGGTGGCGCCCGGTGCGCCTGGCCGCCCTGGTCGGCATCACCGTCACCGGGCTGGTGCACTTCGTGCTGCTCCGCCCGCTGCTGCACCTCGAAGGCCTGAACTACGTGGCCGACAAGCTGCTGCACATGGTGGTGCCGGTGCTGGCCATCGCGGTCTGGGCCGCGGTCGGGCCACGCCCGCGCTCGTCGTGGCGCTCGGCCCCCGAGGTGCTGGTCTGGCCGCTGCTGTGGCTCGCCTACACCCTGGTCGTCGGCGGCCTCTCGGGCTGGTACCCCTACCCGTTCCTCGACCCGTCCGGGAACGGCTGGGGGGCGGTCGTCGCCGCGTGCGTCGGCATCACGGTGCTGGTCGTCGCGGTCGGGGCGGCCTACGTGGCGCTCGACCGCAGGCTGTCGGCCGCTCCCCGCGCGGGCCACGACGTGAGTGCCGTCGGCGCCACGGCAGAATGA
- the hisI gene encoding phosphoribosyl-AMP cyclohydrolase, giving the protein MPTSDAVLDPAVAARLTRDAAGLVAAVVQQHDTGEVLMLGWMDDEALRRTLTEGRVTFWSRSRQEYWRKGDTSGHAQFVRSVALDCDGDALLVRVEQVGAACHTGDRTCFEAGDLGAVVGAGA; this is encoded by the coding sequence GTGCCCACCTCCGACGCCGTCCTCGACCCCGCGGTCGCCGCGCGCCTGACCCGTGACGCTGCCGGCCTCGTCGCCGCGGTCGTCCAGCAGCACGACACCGGCGAGGTCCTCATGCTGGGCTGGATGGACGACGAGGCGCTGCGCCGCACCCTCACCGAGGGCCGGGTCACCTTCTGGTCGCGCAGCCGCCAGGAGTACTGGCGCAAGGGCGACACCTCCGGGCACGCCCAGTTCGTGCGCTCGGTCGCGCTCGACTGCGACGGCGACGCCCTCCTCGTCCGCGTGGAGCAGGTCGGTGCCGCGTGCCACACCGGGGACCGCACCTGCTTCGAGGCCGGCGACCTCGGCGCCGTCGTCGGAGCCGGGGCGTGA